The window GGAGGTCGTGCCCGGGTACCGATCCCTCCTCGTCTATTACGATCCGTTCGCTGTGAGCTTCGACGAACTTACGCGGGCCATCCGCCAGATGGAACGGCGGCCCGGTAGCATCGACCTTCCTTCCCCCAGGCTGGTGTACCTGCCGGTGCTCTACGGTGGCGACGCAGGCCCTGACATCCGTGACGTGGCGGTCCACAACGCCCTCACCATGGACGAGGTCATTCAGATCCACACGGCGGCCACCTACCGGGTCTACATGATCGGCTTTCTTCCTGGCTTCCCGTACCTCGGAGGGCTGTCGCCCAAACTGTTCGCTCCCCGCCTTCCCTCGCCCCGCACCCGGGTGCCGGCCGGGTCGGTGGGCATCGCGGGAAACCAGACTGGCGTCTATCCCATGGAGAGTCCGGGAGGCTGGCGGCTCATCGGGAGGACGCCGGTCGACCTGTACATGCCGCAGCGCAACCCTCCTGTCCTCCTTCTCATGGGGGATTTCGTGAAGTTCTTCCCGGTTTCCCCTGAGGAATTTCACGAGATCCGGGCGCAGGTCGAGCGGGGTGAGTACCGCGTCCGCATCGAAGAGGCAGCTCGAGCCCTCTGGGAGCAGGCCGGCGAGACGGGGGAGACGGCTTCAGGCCGATCTCGCGAGGTGGCGGGCAGTGGTCGTTGAGGTGCTGCAGCCCGGGTTGCTGACCACCGTCCAGGACCGGGGGCGCCGGGGCTATCAGAAGTACGGGGTGCCGCCGGCCGGGGCAGTGGACGAGTATGCCCTGCGGGTCGCCAACTGCCTGCTGGGTAATCCCGACCACGAGGCGGCGCTGGAAGCGACGTTGCTTGGGCCCACGCTGCGGTTCGAGCAGGCGGGGTGGATCGCCATAACGGGGGCCGATCTGGGAGCGCGGCTTAACGACGCTGAGGTGCCGCTGTGGGAAACCATCCCGGTGGCCGAGGGTGACATCCTTTCGTTCGACCGGGCCCGTTGGGGGATGCGGGCGTACGTGGCCTTTGCCGGGGGCATCGACCTGCCCGTCGTACTGGGCAGCCGGGCTACTTATGCACGCGCCAGACTGGGGGGCCTGGACGGGCGCCCGCTGCAAAAGGGGGACCGCTTGCCGGTGCGAGGCGGCGCCTGCAGCCGGAGGCGGCTGCCGCAAGAATGGGTGCCCCGCTACGGCCTGGAACCCATCCGCGTCGTGCTGGGGCCGCATCAGGACCGCTTCACGGAAGAGGGACTGCGAGCCTTCTTGAGTGGGGAGTACCGGGTGCTGCCCGACTCTGACCGCATGGGGCTTCGGCTGGAGGGGCCTCGCGTCGAGCACGTGCGAGGGGCCGACATCATCTCCGGGCCGGTGTGCACGGGGGCCGTTCAGGTTCCGGGCAACGGGCAGCCTATCGTGCTCCTGGCCGACCGGCAGACGACCGGTGGGTATACGCAGATCGCTACGGTCATCACCGCCGATCTTTACAGGCTGGGCCAGGCCCGGCCCGGGGATGCGATTCGCTTCGAGGCATGCAGCCTGCAACAGGCTCAGCGGGCGCTGCGCGAGCCGGAAGAGCACCTCGCTCGAATCAAGCAGCTCGTCGACCGGGGTGAACTGGACGTGGTTGAGCGGTTGCGGCTACGTACTCACCGGGCGGCTTACGACGTCCAGGTCAGGCTTGCGTCGGCCCGAGAGTTGACCGTGGGGATCAGCGGAACGCAATTCCGGGTGCAACTGGTGGGCACGCCGGGGCAGGCAGCGGAGGGTCAGGGCGAGGGGCGTCTCCACGCTCTTCGAGCGCCCATGCCCGGGCAAGTCGTGAACGTGCTGGTAGGGGCAGGCGATCGGGTCGAAAGGGGTGATCGGCTCGCCGTGCTGGAGACGCTCAAGATGGAGATCGAGCTGGCCAGCCCGGCAAGCGGGGTGGTATCCGAGGTGAGAGTGGCGAAGGGCGCGCAGGTGCAGGACGGCCAGGTGATGATCCTCATAACGGAGGGCGGCTGAAGTGCACGAGGTAAGGCCGCGCGATCTGGCGCGCGCATCGCCCGCGGAGGTCAGGGCGCTCATCCGACGGGGCGAGTGGACAAGAGCAACGGCCGGGCTATGCCAGGGGTACGCGCAGGCGAACCTCGTCGTCTTGCCGAAGGAGATGGCCTACGACTTCTTGGTCTTCTGCCACCGCAATCCCAAGCCGTGCCCCCTTCTGGACGTGACGGACACGGGCTCCTACGTCCCGCAGCGCGTGGCTCCCGGCGCCGACCTCCGAACGGATCTGCCCAAGTACCGCGTCTACCGGGACGGCAGGCTCGAGGCCGAGCTGTTGGACATCGTGGGGCTGTGGCGGGATGATCTGGTGGCGTTCCTGCTGGGGTGCAGCTTCACCTTCGAAGCCGCCCTCCTTCAGGCCGGGGTTCCCGTGCGCCACATCGAAGAGGGGAAAAACGTGCCGGTGTACATCACCCGGGTTCCCTGCACCCCGGCCGGCATCTTCAAGGGTCCTCTCGTGGTGAGCATGCGGCCGGTGCCGCCTCACCTCGTGCCGCGGGCCGTCCAGGTTACGTCGCGCTTTCCTACCGCCCACGGGGCGCCTGTACACGTGGGCGATCCTGCGCGCCTCGGGATCGAGGACCTTGACCGGCCCAACTTCGGCGAGCCCGTAACCGTTCGGCCCGGAGAGTTTCCGGTGTTCTGGGCCTGCGGTGTCACGCCCCAGGCCGTTGCGCTGGAGGCGAAGCCGTCTCTGATGATCACCCACGCCCCGGGGCACATGTTCATCACCGACGTGCGGGATGAAGCTCTCGCACTCCTTTAGGCGCACCCCTGGCGCTTGGCGGACGACGCTCGCGGTGATGCGTTGGGCCGTGTCAACTGTGGCCCATTTCAATCCGGAATGGCGCTTCCAGGAATTAGTACCCTAGCTTCAGACGAGACGGTGCTGGGCCCCTGCTTTTGGTCCGCAGCAGGGTGACAAAGCCTCGGGCCGGCGGGACGGCGGCACTGAGGCTTCCTGGCTTTCCGGCTCACGGCTACGCGCCCGCGGGAGCATGTCCCATGGGTGCATTCAGGTCGTCGAGCCAGCGGCTCAGGTGCTCCCGGAGCTGCGCCTCCATCTGCCGGATGAAACGCTGCCCCACCCGGCTCTTGGAGGTGCCGAAGGCCTCCACCTCGCCCACGTCCTCCAGCGTGGCCGCATAAGACCGCGTCGGCACCCCGTGCAGCATGCGGGCCAGCACCGCCTCATTGAGGCTGTCCTCTTGCTGGGCCCACGCGTAGCTCTCCAGCCGGATCTCCCCGCCCTTACGGTGGACCCGGGGACGCTGGAGGCGCACTTTGCGCCCTCCGATGACCGCCCGGCCGCGTTCATGGCCGTGGCGGTACGCCTGCCGGTCTGCCCGGTGCTTACCCTTGGGCCCCACCCCCTCCGCCACCTCGTTCTCCATGGTCGCTTGCAGCATGGCCAACCCCACCTGGACGGACAGCGCCATCAGGCCCTTTTGGGCCACCCCGGCGATGCGGCGCAACGGGATCTCGACCTTGTCGGGCAGCCACCGCAGGCTCCGGACCTCCTGCCGGTTGGCCTTGCACACCTTCCCCTCGGGCGTGACCACGTGGCATGCTGGCATCGGCGGCTCCCTCCCATCCGTTGGGTTTTGCTCGCCCCTGTTCTACCACAGGGGTCCCGGGAGGCGCCACTTCAACTTCCACAGACTACGGGACAACGTCCCTGATTTGCCGGCCCATCGTGGCGCAACGAGCCGAACCTCGTCTTTACGAACCGCACCGGTGGTATGCTGCGCCGTTCCAACATCGACGACGCGGACCTCGCCCGCATCATCCAGCAGGCCCGCAGGAAGGCGGCCGAGGCTTACGAGAAGGCAGGGATGACCAGGAGCAAGGCTCAGGCGGCCGCCGCGAAGCTCCGGGAGGGGGTCACCCTGCACACCTTCCGCACACGCATGCCGCCCTGCTCATCGCCCAGGGCATGGCCGTGACCGTCTCCCGGCGGCTCGGGCACGAGAACGTGCGGATCACGCTCGACCTTTACGGGCACCTGCTGCCGGGCCAGGACGAGAAGGCGGCTGCCGTGCTGGACGGGCTCCTGGCCTGCCGCGCGAAAGAATAGGCAGGAAAACGGAGGCCTGGCAGCCGACAGGCAACAAAGAAGCCCGCTCACGGATCCCGTCGTGGCGGGCTTTTTCGATGGTGGGCGAGAAGGGAGTTGAACCCCTGGCCTCTACCATGTCAAGGTAGCGCTCTAACCATCTGAGCTACTCGCCCACCGCCGGCCGACGCCAGCATACGACGCCGCCCGGCGCCCAGTCAAGAGGGACCGCGTGGGCCGCTGCGGTGGCAGGGGCATTGCGGCGCGCTCCCTGGCACGTTTACCATACAGATACCGCTTACTTTCCGGGCGCATCATGGGCACAAAGGGGGGCACCAGAGGCCGTGAGTGTTGCAATCAGCCATCCCGGCGCGCTGTTCATCGGCGGGCGCTGGGTGAAGGCGCCGAAGGCCCTGCCGGTGCTGAACAAGTATTCGGGGGAAGTGGTCGGCGAGGTGGGCCTGGCCGACCAGAACCTGGTGGACTCGGCCATCTCGGCGGCCGCCCGGGCCGCTGCCGTCATGGCCAACCTGCCGGCGTACCGCCGCGCCGAACTGCTGGCGGCGGTAGCGCGGCTCATCGAGGCAGAGCGGGAGAACTTCGCCCGAACCATCGCGGCCGAGGCGGGCAAGGCCCTCAAGTACGCCCGCATCGAGGTGGACAGGGCCATCACCACGTTTACCATCGCAGCCGAGGAGGCCCGCCGCATCCACGGCGAGACGGTGCCGCTGGACGCGGTGCCCGCCGGGACGGGCTACTTCGGCTTCTTCCTGCGCAGGCCGGTGGGTGTCGTGGCCGCCGTTTCGCCGTTCAACTTCCCGCTCAACCTGGTCGCGCACAAGGTGGCGCCCGCCCTGGCGGCAGGCAACGCCGTGGTGCTGAAGCCGGCTTCCTCCACGCCGCTGACGGCTGTGCTGCTGTGTGAAGTGCTGGAACAGGCCGGCGCACCGGAAGGTGCCATCAACCTGGTGGTCGGGCCGGGCGGTACGGTGGGGGAGTGGCTGGTCTCCGACCCCCGGGTGGCCAAGGTAACCTTCACCGGAAGCGCAGCGGTGGGGCGCCAGATTCTCCAGCGGGCCGGTATCAAGAAGGTCACGCTCGAGCTCGGCAACACCTCGCCGGTGCTGGTGGGGGAGGACGCCGACCTGGACCTCGCCGCCAGGAAGTGCGCGATCGGGGCCTACTACAACTCCGGCCAGGTGTGCCTGTCGGTTCAGCGGATCTACGTCGAACGCTCGGTGCGCGACACGTTCCTGGAGAAGTTCGTCGCCGCAACCAAAGCCATGGTGGTGGGCGATCCGCTCCAGGAGCAGGTGGACGTCGGGCCCATGATCGACGTGAAAGAAGCGGAGCGCATCGAGTCGTGGGTGGAAGAAGCCGTTCACGGCGGAGCCCGGGCCCTCACCGGAGCGAGGCGCGAGGGAGCCGTCTACTGGCCCACCGTGCTGACCGACGTACCCGAGCGGGCACGGGTGGTCACGCAGGAGGCCTTTGCACCGGTGGCAAGCGTGATGGCGTTCGATCGGTTCGAGGATGCCCTGGTGGCGATGGATGACACCGAGTACGGGCTGCAGGTGGGGGTGTTCACCCGGGACATCCCCCGCATGTTCCAGGCCATTCGGGCGCTGAACTTCGGCGGGATTATCATCAATGACGCCCCGACGTTCCGGGCCGACCACATGCCGTACGGCGGCAACCGCCAGAGCGGCATCGGGCGAGAAGGCGTGCGCTACGCCATCGAGGAGATGACCAACGTTCAGATGGTGGCCATCAACGTGGCAGGGTACGGGAAGGCATAGCGGTTACAGGGAGGGGCGGCTGCGGGACAACCGTTCCGCCGCCAGGCGGTTGCCCCAGCGCAGCCACTCCTGAGGCGGCAGGCCGTACAGGAGCGCGGCCAGGAAGCCAGCGTCGAAGGCATCGCCGGCTCCCGTGGTGTCAGCCGGCGTAACGGGCTCAGCGGGACACGTGAGCCACAGGGCTTGCGTGTCCCCAGGCGGGCTCTGTGAAACAGCGAGTGCCGCCGCCAGCCGGCCCAGCGGGCGCGGGGGGCGGGTGATGTTCGCCGCAAGGAGCGAGCCCCTTGCGCCGAGCTTCGCGCCAGTGCACGGCACTCGGGCCAGGGCGTGGCGCACGGCCGCCGATGGCGCGGCGGCTTCGGGGCCGCCCCCGGAGTTGCGCCCGGAAAGCTCCTGCAGTTCTCGCTCATTGGCGAGCAGGATGTCGGTCAGGTTGAGTATCTCGTCCAGTACGGCGGCCGCGATGTGGCCCATGGTGGGTCCCGGGTCGAAGGCCACCAGCCCACCGGCCGCTCGGGCCACCCTAACCGCCTCAATGTAGGAAGCAGCCTGATGCGCACTCTGAAGCCCGTAGCCCGAGATGAACACCACGGCTGCGGCCTGCAGGGCCTGTCTCAGACGGGGCGTCATGCTGACCGGCCGGGCCGCCGCACCACGGTACGAGAACATGGTGCGCTCGCCCCGGGCGTCCACCACCGACAGGACGGTACCCGTGGTTGCCGACACCGAGACGAACGACGTGTCGACGCCCGCGGAAGCGAGGTGCTCCATCAGGCTGCGGCCGGCCTCATCCCCTCCGACTCCGCTCACGAGCACCGCGGGAATCCCGAGCCGCGCAAGGCCGCAACTGACGTTGAGCCCGCCCCCGCCCGGCCGCTGCTCCATCCCAAGGACGGGACCGTCGCCGCCGGCCGGGGGCATCTGGTCTACCCATAGGATGCGGTCCACCAGCGCGTCGCCCAGCACCACGACGGGAGGGCCGGCATACGGGACACCGGGCAGGCCGGTACCGGGCCCGGGTCGCTCCAGCCCGGCGGGCCAGGCCCGCTCTTCAGCTTCCACTGGGGCGTGCCGCCATCCGGACGGCGATGCGGGCGGCCAGGGCGGCGTTACTGACGACGAGTTCCACGTTGGCCTCGAGGCTGCGGCCGCCGGTCAGGCGGCGGATCTGTTCCAGGATGAACGGTGTCACCTCCTGGCCCCGGATGCCGCGCTCGGCGGCCGTCTTCCTGGCCTGCTCGATGGCGTTGGACACCTCCGCCGGATCGGGCGCGCAGGCCTCGGGCACGGGATTGACCACGAGCACCGCCCCGGTCAGCTGACACTCCCACTTGATGCGGGCAAGGCGCACGATGTCATCCACCTCGTCCACCCGCATGGGCACGGGGTGGCCGCTGGTGCGGACGTAGAACCCGGGGAACTCCGACGTCCTGTACCCGACCACGGGGACGCCCAGGGTTTCCAGCAGTTCAAGGGTGCTGGCGATGTCAAGGAACGACTTTGCCCCGCTTGAGACCACGACCATGTTGAACCGGGCAAGCGCCCCGAGGTCGGACGAGATGTCCATCGCCACGCCCTCGTGGACGCCGCCGACCCCTCCGGTGGCGAACACGGTGATGCCCGCAAGGCTGGCCAGGGCCATGGTGCCGGAGACCGTCGTGCCGCCGGTGAGGCGGCGCAGTTCGGCCCAGGGAATGTCTCGCATGGCGATCTTGACCGTGTCGGAGCGGCGCGCCAGCGATTCGAGTTCGGGACGGGACAACCCGATGCGCACCTGCCCGTCCACCACGGCGATGGTGGCCGGGACGGCGCCTTCGGCACGCACGGCCTCTTCGGCCCGCAGTGCCGTTTCAAGATTGTTCGGCCACGGCATGCCCTGGCAAATGAGGCTGGACTCCAGGGCCACGACGTGGCCTTTGTACAGAGCGGTGGCGACCTCGTCGGTCGTCCGGTAGGCCGCGGCGCGGTGGGTATCACCCAAAGAGCTTCACACTCCCTTTGTGGCGGCAGGGGGAGACGGGCTGGGAAGCGCCCCGGGGCCTGCCGCCGGAGCCCGCCAGAAGAATAAGACCCGCCTCGGCTTCTCTCCTTCACCTCATCAAAAGCAGCGCGTCGCGGTCACCGGCAATAGGGTCAGATTGGTCTTGACACGGCATGGGGCGGGACATCCTGACCCGGATCGTTTATGGCGCCCGGCTCTCCCTGCTCATCAGCGGCGCGGCGGTGGCAACGAGCGTGGTAGGGGGCGTCCCGGTGGGGCTGATATCCGGCTACTACGGTGGCTGGGTCGACTCGCTCGTCCAGCGGGCGGTCGACATCCTGCTGGCCTTTCCCGGCTTCTTGCTCGCTCTCGTCTTCATCGCCATCCTGGGGCCGGGGGAGGCGAACGTGGTGGCCGCCGTAGGGCTGGCCGGCGTGGCGGTTTATGTGCGGCTGGTGCGGGGAGTCGTGCTTGTGGTCCGGGAGGACCTGTACGTGGAAGCGGCCCGGGCAATGGGGCTACCGGACCGGCTGGTTGTGTGGCGGCACGTTTTGCCGAACGCCGTGATGCCGGTGGTGGTGCAATCCAGCCTGCAGCTCGG is drawn from Bacillota bacterium and contains these coding sequences:
- the pxpB gene encoding 5-oxoprolinase subunit PxpB, translated to MKDHNEETLRFKPAGDRALLIEGAEVISPHENLKMYRLMLAIEREVEGVEEVVPGYRSLLVYYDPFAVSFDELTRAIRQMERRPGSIDLPSPRLVYLPVLYGGDAGPDIRDVAVHNALTMDEVIQIHTAATYRVYMIGFLPGFPYLGGLSPKLFAPRLPSPRTRVPAGSVGIAGNQTGVYPMESPGGWRLIGRTPVDLYMPQRNPPVLLLMGDFVKFFPVSPEEFHEIRAQVERGEYRVRIEEAARALWEQAGETGETASGRSREVAGSGR
- a CDS encoding 5-oxoprolinase/urea amidolyase family protein, with the translated sequence MVVEVLQPGLLTTVQDRGRRGYQKYGVPPAGAVDEYALRVANCLLGNPDHEAALEATLLGPTLRFEQAGWIAITGADLGARLNDAEVPLWETIPVAEGDILSFDRARWGMRAYVAFAGGIDLPVVLGSRATYARARLGGLDGRPLQKGDRLPVRGGACSRRRLPQEWVPRYGLEPIRVVLGPHQDRFTEEGLRAFLSGEYRVLPDSDRMGLRLEGPRVEHVRGADIISGPVCTGAVQVPGNGQPIVLLADRQTTGGYTQIATVITADLYRLGQARPGDAIRFEACSLQQAQRALREPEEHLARIKQLVDRGELDVVERLRLRTHRAAYDVQVRLASARELTVGISGTQFRVQLVGTPGQAAEGQGEGRLHALRAPMPGQVVNVLVGAGDRVERGDRLAVLETLKMEIELASPASGVVSEVRVAKGAQVQDGQVMILITEGG
- a CDS encoding putative hydro-lyase yields the protein MHEVRPRDLARASPAEVRALIRRGEWTRATAGLCQGYAQANLVVLPKEMAYDFLVFCHRNPKPCPLLDVTDTGSYVPQRVAPGADLRTDLPKYRVYRDGRLEAELLDIVGLWRDDLVAFLLGCSFTFEAALLQAGVPVRHIEEGKNVPVYITRVPCTPAGIFKGPLVVSMRPVPPHLVPRAVQVTSRFPTAHGAPVHVGDPARLGIEDLDRPNFGEPVTVRPGEFPVFWACGVTPQAVALEAKPSLMITHAPGHMFITDVRDEALALL
- a CDS encoding transposase; this encodes MPACHVVTPEGKVCKANRQEVRSLRWLPDKVEIPLRRIAGVAQKGLMALSVQVGLAMLQATMENEVAEGVGPKGKHRADRQAYRHGHERGRAVIGGRKVRLQRPRVHRKGGEIRLESYAWAQQEDSLNEAVLARMLHGVPTRSYAATLEDVGEVEAFGTSKSRVGQRFIRQMEAQLREHLSRWLDDLNAPMGHAPAGA
- a CDS encoding aldehyde dehydrogenase family protein — translated: MSVAISHPGALFIGGRWVKAPKALPVLNKYSGEVVGEVGLADQNLVDSAISAAARAAAVMANLPAYRRAELLAAVARLIEAERENFARTIAAEAGKALKYARIEVDRAITTFTIAAEEARRIHGETVPLDAVPAGTGYFGFFLRRPVGVVAAVSPFNFPLNLVAHKVAPALAAGNAVVLKPASSTPLTAVLLCEVLEQAGAPEGAINLVVGPGGTVGEWLVSDPRVAKVTFTGSAAVGRQILQRAGIKKVTLELGNTSPVLVGEDADLDLAARKCAIGAYYNSGQVCLSVQRIYVERSVRDTFLEKFVAATKAMVVGDPLQEQVDVGPMIDVKEAERIESWVEEAVHGGARALTGARREGAVYWPTVLTDVPERARVVTQEAFAPVASVMAFDRFEDALVAMDDTEYGLQVGVFTRDIPRMFQAIRALNFGGIIINDAPTFRADHMPYGGNRQSGIGREGVRYAIEEMTNVQMVAINVAGYGKA
- a CDS encoding carbohydrate kinase family protein, whose protein sequence is MEAEERAWPAGLERPGPGTGLPGVPYAGPPVVVLGDALVDRILWVDQMPPAGGDGPVLGMEQRPGGGGLNVSCGLARLGIPAVLVSGVGGDEAGRSLMEHLASAGVDTSFVSVSATTGTVLSVVDARGERTMFSYRGAAARPVSMTPRLRQALQAAAVVFISGYGLQSAHQAASYIEAVRVARAAGGLVAFDPGPTMGHIAAAVLDEILNLTDILLANERELQELSGRNSGGGPEAAAPSAAVRHALARVPCTGAKLGARGSLLAANITRPPRPLGRLAAALAVSQSPPGDTQALWLTCPAEPVTPADTTGAGDAFDAGFLAALLYGLPPQEWLRWGNRLAAERLSRSRPSL
- a CDS encoding pseudouridine-5'-phosphate glycosidase → MGDTHRAAAYRTTDEVATALYKGHVVALESSLICQGMPWPNNLETALRAEEAVRAEGAVPATIAVVDGQVRIGLSRPELESLARRSDTVKIAMRDIPWAELRRLTGGTTVSGTMALASLAGITVFATGGVGGVHEGVAMDISSDLGALARFNMVVVSSGAKSFLDIASTLELLETLGVPVVGYRTSEFPGFYVRTSGHPVPMRVDEVDDIVRLARIKWECQLTGAVLVVNPVPEACAPDPAEVSNAIEQARKTAAERGIRGQEVTPFILEQIRRLTGGRSLEANVELVVSNAALAARIAVRMAARPSGS
- a CDS encoding ABC transporter permease, which codes for MGRDILTRIVYGARLSLLISGAAVATSVVGGVPVGLISGYYGGWVDSLVQRAVDILLAFPGFLLALVFIAILGPGEANVVAAVGLAGVAVYVRLVRGVVLVVREDLYVEAARAMGLPDRLVVWRHVLPNAVMPVVVQSSLQLGTALLTAAGLGYLGLGVKPPTPEWGAMIGEAQSYVFSAWWMSAFPGLAIFLTVMAFNLIGDGLRDSLDPRTSLG